One Blastocatellia bacterium DNA window includes the following coding sequences:
- a CDS encoding tetratricopeptide repeat protein, with protein MVEPNNSEFHSYLARCLAMLSGCADEAEKEFTKAIELNPNNADYYVQLGLFYQKINLLKESEKMFDKALMICPSHFVALRAKQS; from the coding sequence ATGGTTGAACCAAATAATTCAGAATTTCATAGCTATTTAGCCCGTTGTTTAGCAATGCTTTCAGGTTGTGCAGATGAAGCAGAAAAAGAATTTACTAAAGCAATAGAACTTAATCCAAATAATGCAGATTATTATGTGCAACTAGGACTTTTTTATCAAAAAATTAATTTACTAAAAGAATCAGAAAAAATGTTTGATAAAGCATTAATGATTTGTCCTAGCCATTTTGTTGCCCTACGTGCCAAACAATCTTAA
- a CDS encoding DnaJ domain-containing protein: MAVCSNARCFRPKPSDLGRCLTCNSLVTNTLVKQRYEIKQTIGRGGFGTTYLTKDRDRFNESCVLKELNLPSKDLFDSEFDNDLDTAERLFKREAQVLLNLQHPGIPKLHAYFHEKNYSYLVQDFIPGFTLAEEVENNKRTFDEQEARTLLMELADILEYLHNQTPSIIHRDIKPQNLMRHARGKLLLIDFGAVCQAATPSKRTLIGSPGYSPPEQIAGHPVPQSDLYAAGATILRLLTGLHPSQLFNSKMRKFEWENSTQISPRFSVLLKQLVAQDFLQRTPSATELKHQLLEISDEKPNKEVKAINLEPYELLTALHQERDTQDFQVTMESNPLLKDPQQFNTARLADEVGNLEPMSILHLLQRFYTERFTGELICSKGLISKTIYFEDGSIIFANSSLSSERLGEMLIRIGRISISEYEQAANLMRIKKLRFGSALMEIDCITPAELRPFIVTQIANIIYSLFEWNSGQYGIKATQPQAEAIKIPVSTADIIFEGLRRMENTDMIKTWLGDFTRKVISTDDPWMLYRVVKLQPKEAFIVSRLDSVMSIEEILSIGGLLETETLKTLCGLLAIGILQWADENKPSYRDITIANVLIGPAVFPNTFDIHSATQFCYEVENLLKLINTSNYYEMLSLSPDANEEEIRERYILLAKKFHPDRNIQLVNYNLNLNKELEKLFQYISEAYLTLSNRRSRTKYNNSLLRKSVASSEDLNKSLANNKTLQKPSPPTKEINKLVEDAPKPTVQSIAELPTLEATPASALIVNTKDDSAGQTWLKKGLSYYNDGQYEHASRAFLGCNYG; the protein is encoded by the coding sequence ATGGCTGTCTGCTCTAATGCCCGTTGTTTTCGTCCTAAACCTAGTGATCTAGGGCGTTGTCTAACTTGCAATAGCCTAGTAACTAATACGTTGGTCAAGCAACGTTATGAGATTAAACAGACCATTGGCCGAGGCGGTTTTGGCACAACGTATTTAACCAAAGATAGAGATCGTTTTAATGAGTCTTGTGTCTTAAAAGAATTAAACCTACCATCTAAAGATTTATTTGACTCAGAATTTGACAACGACTTAGACACAGCAGAACGGTTATTTAAGCGAGAAGCTCAGGTATTACTTAATTTACAACATCCAGGCATTCCAAAATTACACGCTTATTTTCATGAGAAAAACTACTCTTACCTAGTACAAGATTTTATTCCGGGTTTTACTTTAGCAGAAGAGGTAGAAAACAATAAGCGAACCTTTGACGAACAAGAAGCCCGTACATTACTTATGGAATTAGCTGATATTTTAGAATATCTGCATAATCAAACACCCTCTATTATTCACCGAGATATTAAACCTCAAAATTTAATGAGACATGCTAGAGGGAAGTTACTTTTAATAGACTTTGGTGCAGTTTGTCAGGCAGCAACTCCTAGTAAAAGGACTTTGATAGGCTCTCCAGGCTACTCTCCACCAGAACAAATTGCAGGCCATCCTGTACCACAAAGTGATCTTTATGCTGCTGGTGCTACTATTTTACGGCTCTTAACAGGACTACATCCTAGTCAATTATTTAATAGCAAGATGCGTAAATTTGAATGGGAAAATAGCACACAAATTAGCCCTAGATTCTCAGTTTTATTAAAACAATTGGTTGCTCAAGACTTTTTGCAAAGAACTCCATCTGCAACAGAATTAAAACACCAACTTTTAGAAATTAGCGATGAAAAACCTAATAAGGAAGTAAAAGCTATAAATCTTGAACCTTATGAACTGCTTACAGCATTACATCAAGAACGAGATACTCAGGATTTTCAAGTTACAATGGAAAGTAACCCGCTACTAAAAGATCCACAGCAATTTAATACCGCCCGATTAGCAGACGAGGTAGGAAATTTAGAACCAATGTCTATACTACATCTGTTACAACGCTTTTATACAGAGCGTTTTACAGGTGAATTAATTTGTAGCAAAGGGTTAATTTCAAAAACCATTTATTTTGAAGATGGCTCAATAATTTTTGCTAATAGTTCTTTATCAAGTGAGCGTTTAGGCGAAATGTTAATTCGTATTGGTAGAATTAGCATTTCTGAATATGAGCAAGCTGCAAATTTGATGAGAATCAAAAAGCTTCGTTTTGGGTCTGCTTTAATGGAAATAGATTGTATTACTCCAGCAGAACTTCGCCCATTTATTGTTACTCAAATAGCTAATATTATTTATTCACTTTTTGAGTGGAATTCTGGTCAGTATGGAATTAAAGCAACACAACCTCAAGCAGAAGCAATAAAAATTCCTGTTTCTACAGCAGATATTATTTTTGAAGGGCTACGCCGTATGGAAAATACGGATATGATAAAAACTTGGTTAGGTGATTTTACTCGTAAAGTTATTTCAACTGATGACCCTTGGATGCTTTATAGAGTAGTAAAGCTCCAACCTAAAGAAGCTTTTATTGTTTCACGCCTTGATAGTGTTATGTCTATAGAGGAAATTCTATCTATAGGAGGATTACTAGAAACAGAAACCTTAAAAACCCTTTGTGGTCTGCTAGCTATAGGGATTTTACAGTGGGCAGATGAAAATAAACCTTCTTATAGAGATATTACTATAGCTAATGTTTTAATTGGCCCGGCTGTATTTCCAAACACATTTGATATACATAGCGCGACACAGTTTTGTTATGAAGTAGAAAATCTACTTAAATTAATAAATACAAGTAACTACTATGAAATGCTATCGTTGTCTCCTGATGCAAATGAAGAAGAAATTAGAGAACGCTATATTTTGCTTGCTAAGAAATTTCATCCTGACCGCAATATTCAACTAGTTAACTATAACTTAAACTTAAATAAAGAGTTAGAAAAGCTATTTCAATATATTAGCGAAGCATATTTAACATTAAGTAATCGGCGAAGTCGAACAAAATATAATAATTCTTTACTTAGGAAAAGTGTTGCTAGCTCAGAAGACTTAAATAAGTCTCTTGCAAATAATAAGACTTTACAAAAGCCCTCTCCACCCACTAAAGAAATAAATAAGCTTGTTGAGGATGCTCCAAAACCTACAGTGCAATCAATTGCAGAACTTCCAACTTTAGAAGCTACGCCGGCATCTGCTTTAATAGTTAATACTAAAGATGATTCAGCAGGACAAACCTGGCTAAAGAAAGGTTTAAGCTATTATAATGATGGTCAATATGAGCATGCATCACGTGCTTTTTTGGGCTGCAACTATGGTTGA
- a CDS encoding protein kinase: MSTCANPRCAEPKPSETGRCLTCQSLYINTLVRHRYEIKKIVGKGGFGTTYLIEDQDCFNELRILKELSPRSNEADDEDDLGITAERLFRREAQVLLNLQHPGIPKLYAYFNDNNYSYLVQDFIPGHTLAEDVDKHKHIFSEAEVQAVLLEVADILEYLHSRTPPIVHRDIKPQNLMRHSNGRLQLIDFGAVCLAAVGSNTGSQTLIGSPGYAPPEQIFGHPVPQSDLYAAGATALRLLTGVHPSQFFNNRTQQMEWQNKINISPEFTAILSDLLVRDAKKRLSSASELKARLEKLISNKNPNIIKESSIDISNVSSNVNFSKSSDTLPFPQESFSNLNTPSTLFPVEVKTVSESQETSAIEIELSDIEAQQSNQLLSERSDESGDLQQNSIIFLLKKFHQEKASGLLVFTNTHEHVNKTVYLDNGLVVFASSSIKTERLGEWLLSIRRITQKDFLEASELMKLSNIRFGTALVRIGVLQAEELKSLVIEQVSNIVYSLFNWTSGQYQFWRTIPPKEDIKISISSSEIILQGLQRLENTILLKSWLGDLSRKLAITNNQEKLYKSVKLDPKQAFVVSRIDRPMSIEEILTMGGLPETEILKTIYGLISIGVLEWSLEKETPKEIPKQELSIKPLDTKTKPASPSQAEFDIQSAAAFCYEVENTLRHFEDANYYSVLEVDKDASLLQIQTAYARLSQKFHPDHHIKLSKYNLSIKNELEKVFGRLTEACHTLSNPKLREEYDLSLRKTIIKSTNSSKLEKARTEAERPSIPNSSTNSSIRTPLPFPKIDAVKPSTPQNSLSNPSINQTITNKSTNAPAKSSPAAPLNLQNLQAETKPAINPTKVEQPSKTEKVAPRIDSLGSSFRTTPKEEAKPTPSRLGTPSLPPTPMAADGPRSTATASAKSWFQKGLDYYNSSLIGQACRAFQAAVTADPQQAEYHIYLARSLAQMKDFYMDAEQEFYKAIELAPKNPDYFAELGLFYQKINMARQAEEMFSKALELNPNHPVIQFSKQKK; encoded by the coding sequence ATGTCGACCTGTGCTAATCCACGTTGTGCTGAACCTAAGCCAAGTGAAACGGGTCGTTGTCTTACTTGTCAATCACTTTATATTAATACATTAGTTAGACATCGTTATGAAATAAAAAAAATTGTTGGAAAAGGTGGATTTGGCACTACTTATTTAATTGAAGATCAAGACTGTTTTAATGAGCTACGTATCTTAAAAGAACTTTCTCCTCGTTCAAATGAAGCTGATGATGAAGATGATTTAGGTATTACAGCCGAAAGACTTTTTCGCCGTGAAGCACAAGTCCTATTAAACCTACAACACCCTGGCATACCTAAGCTTTATGCTTACTTTAATGACAATAATTATTCATACTTAGTACAAGATTTTATACCGGGCCATACTTTAGCCGAAGACGTTGATAAACATAAACATATATTCTCCGAAGCAGAAGTTCAAGCAGTACTTTTAGAGGTTGCTGATATTTTAGAGTATCTTCACTCGCGCACACCTCCTATTGTACATCGAGATATAAAGCCCCAAAATCTAATGCGTCATAGCAATGGAAGGCTTCAGTTAATAGATTTTGGGGCTGTATGTTTAGCCGCAGTCGGATCTAATACAGGCTCACAAACATTAATTGGCTCACCTGGCTATGCTCCCCCAGAGCAAATTTTTGGTCATCCTGTTCCACAAAGTGATCTCTATGCTGCTGGAGCAACAGCCCTACGTTTACTTACTGGAGTACATCCTAGCCAATTTTTTAATAACCGTACTCAACAAATGGAGTGGCAAAATAAGATTAATATTAGCCCAGAATTTACAGCCATTCTAAGCGATTTATTGGTTAGAGACGCTAAAAAGCGTTTAAGTAGTGCCTCAGAGCTTAAAGCCAGGCTAGAAAAACTAATTAGCAACAAAAACCCAAATATTATAAAAGAAAGCTCTATAGATATTTCTAATGTTTCAAGTAATGTTAATTTTTCTAAAAGTAGTGATACTTTACCTTTTCCCCAAGAATCGTTTTCTAACTTAAATACTCCTTCAACGCTTTTCCCTGTTGAAGTTAAAACGGTTTCAGAAAGCCAAGAAACTTCAGCTATAGAAATAGAATTATCAGACATAGAAGCACAACAATCTAATCAACTACTTAGCGAAAGATCAGACGAGTCAGGAGATTTACAGCAAAATTCCATTATTTTTCTACTTAAAAAATTCCATCAAGAAAAAGCAAGCGGTTTGTTAGTTTTTACAAATACACATGAGCATGTTAATAAAACTGTCTACCTTGACAATGGTTTAGTCGTTTTTGCTAGTAGTAGCATCAAAACCGAGCGTTTAGGAGAATGGTTGCTTTCTATTAGAAGAATAACTCAAAAAGATTTTTTAGAAGCTTCTGAGTTAATGAAATTATCTAATATTCGTTTTGGTACAGCATTAGTAAGAATTGGAGTCTTGCAAGCAGAAGAATTAAAATCATTAGTAATTGAACAAGTTTCTAATATAGTTTATTCACTATTTAATTGGACAAGCGGCCAATATCAATTTTGGAGGACAATTCCACCAAAAGAAGATATTAAAATATCTATTTCTAGTAGTGAAATAATTTTACAAGGCTTACAAAGGCTAGAAAATACTATTTTATTAAAATCCTGGTTAGGGGATCTTTCCCGTAAATTAGCTATCACTAATAACCAAGAAAAGCTTTATAAATCTGTTAAATTAGACCCAAAACAAGCCTTTGTGGTTTCACGTATTGACCGACCTATGTCTATAGAAGAGATTCTAACTATGGGAGGACTACCTGAAACAGAAATACTTAAGACTATTTATGGTTTAATTTCTATTGGTGTATTAGAATGGTCATTAGAAAAAGAAACTCCTAAAGAAATACCTAAGCAAGAGCTTTCTATTAAACCACTAGATACAAAGACAAAACCTGCTAGCCCTAGTCAAGCAGAATTTGATATTCAAAGTGCTGCTGCCTTTTGTTATGAAGTAGAAAATACTTTAAGACATTTTGAAGATGCTAATTATTATAGTGTTTTAGAAGTAGATAAAGACGCTAGCCTTTTGCAAATCCAAACTGCTTATGCAAGACTTTCACAGAAATTCCACCCAGATCATCATATAAAACTATCTAAATATAACCTTAGTATAAAGAATGAATTAGAAAAAGTTTTTGGACGTTTGACAGAAGCTTGCCATACTTTAAGTAACCCTAAATTGCGTGAAGAATATGATTTATCCTTACGTAAAACTATAATTAAATCAACTAACTCTAGCAAACTAGAAAAAGCTCGCACAGAAGCAGAAAGACCTTCAATACCAAATTCAAGCACTAATTCAAGTATTCGTACACCACTTCCTTTCCCTAAAATTGACGCAGTAAAACCATCTACTCCTCAAAACAGTCTTTCTAACCCCTCTATAAACCAGACAATAACAAATAAGTCAACTAATGCACCTGCAAAATCTAGTCCAGCCGCGCCACTTAATTTACAAAATTTACAAGCAGAAACAAAACCTGCAATCAATCCAACTAAAGTAGAACAGCCCAGTAAAACAGAAAAAGTAGCTCCTAGGATAGATTCTTTAGGTAGTTCTTTTAGAACAACGCCAAAAGAAGAAGCTAAACCAACACCTAGCCGATTAGGAACACCTAGTCTACCACCTACACCTATGGCAGCCGATGGGCCACGCAGCACAGCTACAGCATCAGCTAAAAGTTGGTTCCAAAAAGGTTTAGACTATTATAATTCTAGTTTAATTGGACAAGCTTGCCGTGCTTTTCAAGCTGCTGTAACGGCTGATCCCCAACAAGCCGAATATCATATTTATTTAGCTCGTAGTTTGGCACAAATGAAAGATTTTTATATGGATGCAGAACAAGAATTTTACAAAGCTATTGAACTGGCACCTAAAAATCCAGATTATTTTGCTGAATTAGGACTTTTTTATCAAAAAATAAACATGGCTCGTCAAGCAGAAGAAATGTTTAGTAAAGCTCTAGAATTAAATCCAAACCATCCTGTAATTCAATTTTCTAAACAAAAGAAGTAA